GGATTGCAGATAGCAAATTGAAGTTTCTCTTCAGGGGAATAACAGAGAAGGCACCTATATGGGCAacagagggagaaggagaagttgcaatggaaaaagaaataaaagtaaaattCCCAGGGCCTTACCGGTTCTCGCCAGTCAGGAATTCACGATGCAATCACAATACAGAAGCACTGCAGTCGCTAAAAAGCTTTGAACAAGCGGTCAACTacagaagaagctggaattCAAAAGACCCTGCGCTAATTCCTGAGTTCAAATTCATTTGGCGACAGTTAGCGACAGTTTTGAGTTTCTACGCCAGCCAACAATCTCGCACATGACCAAGCAAACCTGGCGAAAATAAGAGCATGCGACAGCAATCGATTTCTACAAATCAAGTTCGATACAGTCACATTGGATTGTATTTGACTGTGCGAACTGCGAACTGAAGACATCTGGCATAGACTAGCCCGTCTTGGGCTAAAGACACAAGCTAGCTCAGGGCCCTGAGCTCGTCCCTCTCCACTCTGGCTGCCTATCACTTCATTCAACCCAACATTACACGAGAATATCGAATACATTGCTGCCCAGACAGTCATCTGTCAAAAGAGACCCATCACTCGACTCCAGACTTCAAAGTCAAAGTTCTTTCAATATTGGTTTGCTGCGAAACAAAGGTATTCCACCAAGTCCTCCTGGAGATCAGATCGACATACCCCTCTAGCGGGATTATCGCCCACCTTTATCATTAGTTAGTATTGTTATATGTTTTCCAGCGAATACATCACGCGGCTTGTCCGCTATGCCTACCATAAAAAATGATGCGCAAGactaaataatttatccAAGCGTCGTAAACGCCATCCTTTAACTTCTGACCTGGGACTGTCGCTGCAATTTATGTGCATGAAGAAGTCGCACGGAACTCGTAGCAATAGGGCTGCTGACGCCACAATACTCGAATAAGGAGCTCTTGAGGTGAATGGACGTGTCGAACAGGGAGGATATCAGCCATTCTAACGCCGCAGGTTCTTTAGGGAGGAATATCTGCGGAAGCAGCCTAGACGCCTCGAATGGTGCCGCATAGAAAATGACATTAAAGCCTCTTCAGAAGCCGGTGGTGAAGTGAATCCTCCTCGACAACTCATTCCCTCATGCACGCAAATCAATGTCTGATATTGAGGGAGCTGATGTCTTCAATGCTGCCAGTGCCGTCGCCAGAAATTTGACCCCCTTTGGAATCAGGTTGGATATCTGAGGTATCCTCGCGCTCGCCAAATGCACGCTGTATGAGCTTTGCTTTGATGACCGCCCCTTTCAGACGTTCATCTACATCTGTGACAGCCTCTTCTGTGTTCTGCATGGGTAAAGAAGCTGGATCAACCAGTTCGAGAAGTGTATCGAGGTTCTTTGCGAGTCGGGAGCTGTGAGAGAATTTCGCCATCGACTTGCAAGCGACAGGTTTCAGGGAGCTCTCTTCTCCCACCTCTTCGATGCCAAAAATCAGTTCTGAGTTCGGTGAAGATGTCTTGTGTGTGTTCTGTTTGATGTCCGCAAGCCTCTGAGCCCAAACCAGCGCTTTGCCATAGAGTTTTCCCAGTTCAACGAACTTCTCAAACCCCTTCTCCACAGCAAACACACTTCCTTCAGTATACCCAGCCTCCGCGCCATCCGCAGTCCCCAGGCCGAACCCTTCTTTGTAGAAATCTTCCTCCAGGTCGAGAAGGCTTTCAAGAAGGTTGTTATCCATGTCGGCTAGTAGTTGAACCAGGCGCACCAGAGAGAGACAAGTTCCAGGTTAATGATTCCGAAATCCACTCCAGGCAGATAATTCCACAGTGGTCAGCAAGGGATAGATCAATGGACATCGGAGTTGTGGAGTTTGTTGTTCACGGCCTGCCGACGGCCGATGAAtcatccaccaccaaaaaaaaagctcCCCTTCCAGTCCATCTTTTGCCCCTCCACATCCCCGCCATCTCAATCACCCACCATGGCTACAGAAGCAAAAATCCTGCCCAAGAAGGGTGAGCGCAATATTCTAGTTACAAGCGCCTTGCCTTACGTCAATAACGTTCCTCACTTGGGCAACATTGTCGGCTCCGTGCTTAGTGCCGATGTTTTTGCCAGGTGAGTCATCCGCTTTGAAATAGATGAACATTGGTCAACTTTTAACTAATGCAATATTCCTAGATATCATAAGGCCTGCGGACACCCAACGCTATACATCTGCGGAACAGATGAGTATGGTACTGCAACAGAAACAAAAGCTTTGGAGGAAAAGGTGACCCCAGAGGAGCTGTGCGCAAAGTACAATAAAATCCATCAGGAAGTGTATGAATGGTTTGAGATTGGATTCGATCACTTTGGGCGCACGCCAACACAAAAACACACCGAAATTTCTCAGACTATCTTTAAGCGGCTTTATGACAATGGGTACCTTGCGGAAAAGGCCGCTGAACAACCGTTTTGCGAGACCCATGGATCCTTCTTGGCCGATCGCTATGTCGAGGGAGAATGTCCACGATGCCACTACGACGACGCTCGCGGAGATCAGTGCGATAAGTGTGGTCACCTCCTCGATCCGTTCGACCTTATCAACCCGCGGTGTAAACTCGACGGCGCCAGTCCCGTGAAGCGAAACACGAAACacatccatctccttctAGATAAGCTTCAGCCAGCTATCGAGAAATATGTTCTTCCTGTTATGGAGAATGCTGACTGGCCGAAGAACTCCCGCAATATCACGGAAAACTGGTTGAGAGAAGGCTTGAAGGACCGTGGTATTACAAGAGATCTCAAATGGGGTGTTCCCGTCCCCTTGGATGGGTTTGACAATAAGGTGCTATATGTGTGGTTTGAAGCTTGCATTGGCTACCCATCAATTACCGCGAATTATACCCCTGACTGGGAACTTTGGTGGCGCAACCCTGAGGATGTCCAGCTTTATCAATTCTTGGGCAAAGACAACGTGCCCTTTCACAGCGTCATCTTCCCCGGATGCCAGCTGGGAACTGAGGATAAGTGGACTATGCTTCATCACCTGAATACTGCTGAGTATTTGAACTATGAAGGTGGGAAGTTCAGTAAATCCCGCGGAGTTGGTGTCTTCGGCAATAACGCCAAAGAAACTGGTGTGGCCCCAGACGTGTGGCGATACTATCTCCTGAAGAACCGCCCCGAAACAGGGGACACTCAATTCGAATGGAGATCATTTGTCGATAGCAACAACAGTGAGTTACTTGCCAAGCTAGGCAATCTAGTCAACCGAGTGATCAAGCTTGTTGCTGCGTCGTACGGCTCCACTATCCCCGAATTCACCGTCCCCGAGAGCTTCCAACCCACCTTAGATGAGGTCACGGTTCTCCTCCGACAATATATTGAAGAAATGGATGGCGTGCATCTGCGCGCAGGTGTAAATACTGCGATGAAGCTCGCCGAAGCCGGTAATGGCTTAATCCAAGCCAACCGACTAGACAACTCCCTCATCGCCAACGAACCCGAGCGCGCCGCTGCCGTTGTCGGTACCGTActcaacctcatccatcTCCTCGCTAGCGTTTTCGCTCCCTACCTCCCTGCTACCTCCAAGTCCATTAACGAGCAACTGGGTGCGCCTTTCGCGCACATCCCATCCCTCGAGGACATCAAGGATGGCTGGAAGCCCGTGGCGTTAAAGCCGGGCCACAATATCGGCAAGGCACAGTACCTGTTCTCGCGTATCGACCCTAAAAAGGCCGATATGTGGCGCGAGCAGTTCGGTGGTTCTCAGGCCGACAgacagaagaaggaggaggaagctgccAAGGCCGCCGCAAAGAAGGCAGCTAAGGACGCGGCGAAGGCcaaaaagaaggagaagagggccaaggaggctgctgctgctgcgggtgCAGATGGTGTTGCGCCTGTTGAAGCCACAGCCAAAGGAGGTGCGGAGTCAACCGATGCCACGACGGAGGGGAAACATGATGAATCTGTCGAGAAGGTCACCGACGGTGTTGCGCAGGTTACGATCCCAACATCGTGATTGTGACCGCTGTTTACGAGATAGTTAGATGCTTTGTAGACTTTCAGATGAGATTATACCTACTATGAGCGGTAACTTTAAACAATTATGCATTCATCATTAAAACCACGTTTTCCAAGGAATGGGTTTCTATTTCTCTATTCCGTTATTCAATGTAAATGTTGCCGGCCAACGAGGATATTTCAGATTATATAAATTGCATGGCAAACTTTCATAACCCTAGAAGGGGCATTTTCAACCCGTGTTGATAAAATTGATGTCTCGCGAGACCCATCGCCTAAAGCAAATATAACAAGAAAAACGTACCCACTGGCATACTATAAACCATTTATAACGACCCCCCGTCATTCAAAGAAAGCCTATATTTTATCGACTTCGAATGGGCATTCCACAATGGAAGGACAATGCAGAAAGGCTCGCTCATGCATTActagaaaatataaaactaCACATAGAAACCCACAACAGCAAGGACGTAAATAAAGAGGTCATCCGTGTCAGTCTGTCTGAAGAAGGCTTGTTTAATCCTTTAATCCGTCGTAACAATAAGATACCCAAGTACTGGTAGTTGTATATTACCTAGGTATATTCCAACACCACCTAATATTCCCACCCATTGTAGCTACGTTGACTGGATAGTCAAACTGCGCCGAGCGGGAGGGTTTTTTTTACCAACTCGATTATCGCCTCCTAGTACCTGGTCTCGGCTTCACCTCTTCTTGCCCAACGGGGTGAAGCATGACTTTATTGGGAAGTTGTGGAGTGTTCGCTGAGTATCCCTTGCTCCAGTCGTAACTCACGGCGTAAGCAAATATGTTTCCATTGCGGTTGAAAGCCGAACTAGAGATTGTCCCCCCAACACTGGGATATCCCTTTAGACGGTGCTTGGCATCTTTATCCCAGAAGTGGAAAGTCCCGTCACTACCGGATGTACTGAAAGTGCCGTGAACTGGATGGAAGGAAATGGCATTGACGGAGTAGATATTGTTGACATCGCGTTGGTTGGGAGGCGTTTCACGGTGGCACTTGAAACTGAAGTTCGAGTGCGAATCCTTATCCTCGACGTACTGGATAGCACAGCGGCCCTCAATACTCCCGACGGCAAAGCCACTTGCGTCTGCAAAACAGCTGACCACTCGTGTTTGCCATTTTAGAGGAGACTGCATGGTTTTATAGAACTTTGTCGGGTTATTTAGATCGACGATGTTGATGTACCGGTCTGCCGTTCCGATAACTAGTAATTTGTCTTTGACGTCCATGGTGTAAACACGTTCCTGGCACTCCAATGATGCGATAGGCGTCGATTGCCGCAGATCCCAGTATTTGACTTGTTTGTCCCAGGAACCAGTCACGAGGAGGGGGTTGCCACCAGCCGGATTCGGAAACATGTGGCAGCATCTGATCGGGGCGTCATGGGCGGCGACCTGGATAGGTGTGGTGGCATTGGCTGCAAGATCGAGCATGCGAGCCGCCTTGTCTGCACCTGCACCAACGACTTTTGTGCCATCCTAATGAAATAAGCATTGTAAGCGGCGGGAAAATACAACGACATCACGCAAGCTCTTGAAACTTACAGGTGACCAGCAGCAGTTCAGAACTGGAGCTTCATGCTCGAAAAGTGCCTTGCCCTCGCTCTGACCTTGATCGTTGATCTCGTATATGCGGACTTTCTTATCCCATGATGCTACAGCTAAGTGATCGCTTGCAGGTGAAAAGCGAAGATCTGAAATGCTATCCTCGGGGGGAGAATTAAGGGCGACGTCTTTTGAAATGTCCCCAGTGGTGTTACTTGCAGCTGTTGTGGTAGTGGCCGCAGCGCCAAAAAGGCCCGACATTTGAACAACTTTTTTTCGAATCTGAGTTGAAATCTCAATGCGGTGGGGTAGGATATGCGATTGTAAAGTGTGGTCAACTAGTATCAAGAGCGCATATACGAACAGATAGGATGACGGGGATGCGAGAGGATTGCTCGTTCGGTAGGttgttgggaaagatgcTGGGCAGGACAAGAAAGAAGGACCGCTATGCAAAGCGCGCTTGGGAACCGATAGTACCGCAACCTCAGCCTTCAGGCCGTAACGCTCACCGCTTCAAAACAAACAAGGCAAACAGAACAAACATCATAAACAGAAGGAGCCCCGTTCGCCACAGCAATAACTTCCATATTCACATTGATTTTGTTTGATGTGACAGCATGGTCTCAGGAATGAAATTACTTGAAGGACAGACTTGTAAATGGCTAGAATATCTTGTTTACTGGCTCCACGTGAGATCGGAACCAATCTTGTTCACAGTTCAACACTCAGAAAAAGATAGCTGTAGGGAACCTGTTGAGTGGTGTCGTCAACACGGGTGACTTCCTACCATCGAACGCTCTTAGTGGGCAGGGGATACAGGTTACGGCGGATACCAGAAGCTCAGCGTTGCGATTCCTGAATGGTCGTGGTAGCGTAAAAAATGGATGCTGGCGGGCGCGGACCAAGTGGAGCGGGTGGAAATGCGGGGTGCAGCCTTAGCTTTAGTGGGCCCCCCTCCCTAAAGAGCTCTCGACGTCAGG
This region of Aspergillus puulaauensis MK2 DNA, chromosome 5, nearly complete sequence genomic DNA includes:
- a CDS encoding Yae1 family protein (COG:S;~EggNog:ENOG410PRAF;~InterPro:IPR019191;~PFAM:PF09811), translated to MDNNLLESLLDLEEDFYKEGFGLGTADGAEAGYTEGSVFAVEKGFEKFVELGKLYGKALVWAQRLADIKQNTHKTSSPNSELIFGIEEVGEESSLKPVACKSMAKFSHSSRLAKNLDTLLELVDPASLPMQNTEEAVTDVDERLKGAVIKAKLIQRAFGEREDTSDIQPDSKGGQISGDGTGSIEDISSLNIRH
- a CDS encoding methionine--tRNA ligase MES1 (BUSCO:EOG09260TUT;~COG:J;~EggNog:ENOG410PG5D;~InterPro:IPR041872,IPR009080,IPR014758,IPR001412, IPR029038,IPR033911,IPR015413,IPR014729;~PFAM:PF09334;~go_function: GO:0000166 - nucleotide binding [Evidence IEA];~go_function: GO:0004812 - aminoacyl-tRNA ligase activity [Evidence IEA];~go_function: GO:0004825 - methionine-tRNA ligase activity [Evidence IEA];~go_function: GO:0005524 - ATP binding [Evidence IEA];~go_process: GO:0006418 - tRNA aminoacylation for protein translation [Evidence IEA];~go_process: GO:0006431 - methionyl-tRNA aminoacylation [Evidence IEA]), with the translated sequence MNHPPPKKKLPFQSIFCPSTSPPSQSPTMATEAKILPKKGERNILVTSALPYVNNVPHLGNIVGSVLSADVFARYHKACGHPTLYICGTDEYGTATETKALEEKVTPEELCAKYNKIHQEVYEWFEIGFDHFGRTPTQKHTEISQTIFKRLYDNGYLAEKAAEQPFCETHGSFLADRYVEGECPRCHYDDARGDQCDKCGHLLDPFDLINPRCKLDGASPVKRNTKHIHLLLDKLQPAIEKYVLPVMENADWPKNSRNITENWLREGLKDRGITRDLKWGVPVPLDGFDNKVLYVWFEACIGYPSITANYTPDWELWWRNPEDVQLYQFLGKDNVPFHSVIFPGCQLGTEDKWTMLHHLNTAEYLNYEGGKFSKSRGVGVFGNNAKETGVAPDVWRYYLLKNRPETGDTQFEWRSFVDSNNSELLAKLGNLVNRVIKLVAASYGSTIPEFTVPESFQPTLDEVTVLLRQYIEEMDGVHLRAGVNTAMKLAEAGNGLIQANRLDNSLIANEPERAAAVVGTVLNLIHLLASVFAPYLPATSKSINEQLGAPFAHIPSLEDIKDGWKPVALKPGHNIGKAQYLFSRIDPKKADMWREQFGGSQADRQKKEEEAAKAAAKKAAKDAAKAKKKEKRAKEAAAAAGADGVAPVEATAKGGAESTDATTEGKHDESVEKVTDGVAQVTIPTS
- the sonA gene encoding putative nuclear pore complex protein (SonA) (COG:A;~EggNog:ENOG410PGB1;~InterPro:IPR036322,IPR037631,IPR015943,IPR001680, IPR017986;~PFAM:PF00400;~go_function: GO:0005515 - protein binding [Evidence IEA];~go_process: GO:0006406 - mRNA export from nucleus [Evidence IEA]) — translated: MSGLFGAAATTTTAASNTTGDISKDVALNSPPEDSISDLRFSPASDHLAVASWDKKVRIYEINDQGQSEGKALFEHEAPVLNCCWSPDGTKVVGAGADKAARMLDLAANATTPIQVAAHDAPIRCCHMFPNPAGGNPLLVTGSWDKQVKYWDLRQSTPIASLECQERVYTMDVKDKLLVIGTADRYINIVDLNNPTKFYKTMQSPLKWQTRVVSCFADASGFAVGSIEGRCAIQYVEDKDSHSNFSFKCHRETPPNQRDVNNIYSVNAISFHPVHGTFSTSGSDGTFHFWDKDAKHRLKGYPSVGGTISSSAFNRNGNIFAYAVSYDWSKGYSANTPQLPNKVMLHPVGQEEVKPRPGTRRR